ACTTCAATTAATGAAATGACTTTAACTTTTTCATTACCTATGTTGATGAATGGCAGCTCCAATCTACCATCGAGTGACTTGGCGTTCAATAGGTAAGGGTAGATTGGAGAGTCATCTGGTTGGATGTTAATTTTGCTAATTATCTCTAACAGTTTATGAAAGAGTAACGTTAAGTATTTTGGATTAGTGTAATAAGTTAAGCGATTTTCTACAGAGTAGTACTCATCCCAAATTTTTTTGATGAAATTACTATTAGCATAAGTATAAACTTCTTTGCGTATTCCACTTGTAATTTCATACTGAGTAATTTGCTCTCTTTCAAAAGTAATAAAGTCTCCATACCAGTAGTTAGATAAAGTTTCGATAACAATTTTTAATGTTTTATTTTCTTTAGCGTAATACGGTTCGTCTGCAAGTTGACTTTTTAATATATATTCAGCTATCTGCAAATGTTGAACTGTGTACATGTTTACATCTCCTTTTGTTGTCTTTAGATAATAACGCAGAGGTATTAAGGCAAATGCTAAAAAACGTTTTATTAGAGGGAGATTGGCACTTTATACGGTGCTAATCATTTCAACTATAAAAATCGGTATTGATAATCACTTCCGTCAACAATTAAATACCAACGACCAATACCACTAACATTAATTCGTACAGGTGTTTTCGTATAATGACCTCCGTAATATTCAAATCTCTGACCAGATTGATATTTTCGGAAATTACTTTCATTTACAAGAAAGACATCTGCAGCATACGAGAGTTTTACTTCAGCAGTTAATGAACCATTACTTTGTGCATATGGGATTTTTACCATATATATCACCTCTTCACTTAATATTACCATTAAGATAACACAATATATTGTGTTAATCAAATGAATTGGAGTGTATATATTGTGTTTTGTTTAAAAGCTATTAGAAAGACAAAAGGAATATCACGTTATCAGTTAGCGAAACTATCAGGTGTGAAAGATTCTACTATCCAAATGATTGAAAATAGCGAGAATCCAAATCCTACATTCAAAATAATGTGCAAACTAGCAGATGCGTTAGAAGTGAGTTTGGATGATTTAAGGGGAGGTGAGAAGTTTGGGATGGAGCATGACAAAACCGAAGCGTAAGAAGAAGCGCAAAAAGCCATTCCCTTCGGATGAATTTCGAAATGTAAAAGGTGTTAAGCGTGAGCGAATGATTGCTGAAAGGAAAGCGAGACAACTCACTCAAGCACAGTTAGGAAAAATGGTTGGCTGTTCAACTGCAATGATAAGCGCTATTGAGAGTGGTCGAGTTAAACCAGGATTAGAGGTTTCATTGCAGTTGGAAGTTGTTCTTGAGACATCACTTTTTGAATTGTTTCCTGACCTATAAAACTGAGAGGAGGTGAGGGGGATGTATAGCGAGGAGTTTAAAACGGAGATAAAAGAGGAATTTCGAAAGTTGCTTCGAGAGGAGTTGGAGAAGACATTTACACGGAAGCCATTAATTTGTGAGTTACCAATTTTATTGACTCGTAATCAGTTGATGGAGTTATTCAATATTAAAAGTACAAAAGCATCCGCGTTATTGCGGCGCGAAGATTTCCCAAAATTTTATGAAGCGGGTCGGGTCTTAATTCCATCAAAAGCATTGTTGCAATGGATTGATGAGCATACCGAATGGGTTCAAACACATACCAAGTATTTTCAATCCGTCGGTTAATGTTTCATATGAAAATTTTAAAACACAACAACGTAATATTGTATTCCGGTTTGGAATGTGAAAGGTGGTGAGACGATGAAAATTGGCGCCATTTTACAAGCCTGTCGCGAACGAGCAGGGTTGTCACAAGAAGAACTGGCATTTCGCATGAATCGATCGCAATCTTGTATCTCAAAATTCGAAAATAGCGTAAAGATTCCAGATGCCATCACCTTTATGGAATGGTTTAAGCAAACAAATACGCAAGAGGTCGCTGTCGCGTTTTTAATGGGGATGGACGGGCTAACAATTTTACAAACATTGCTTCCGATGGTTGGTGGATTTGTATGTTGGATTATTTGATTAACTTTGCAAGAGGAAGTGAAAAAATGACGAATCGAAATGAATCAATTATTGAAAAAATCAAAGGGTTGTTGGCACTTGCAAATGACAATCAAAATGATGAAGAATGCCAGACTGCCTTTATGATGGCTCAAAAGTTAATGATTAAATATGATATTTCTTCGTCGGAATTAGTAGAAAACTACAACAATAGAGCTATCTCAGAAAATCAGGCTACTGCTTATAAAACCCTTTATTGGTGGGAACGGCAATTAGCGAATATTATTACACGTAATTTTAGAGTTACTTGGTATTACAACAGTAAAATTATTAAAGGTGCAAGTAAGAAGAAAAGAGCAATTGTGTTTATGGGATTTGAAAGTGATGTTGCTCTAGCTAAAGAAATGTATGTACTAGCTTACGATGTTTTAAGTTTTTACGTTCAGAAATTCGTTGACGACTACTATGATGGTGCGCAATTACACAGAACAAAAAGGATGACTACTGAATTAAAAAACTCGTACACAAGAGGTTTTTTGAGGGGGATGGAAGAGAAATTTGACGAACAAGTAAAAGCCATGGAGCAAGAATACGGACTAATAGTACTACTCCCAACAGAAGTGAAACAAGAGTATGATAAAAGATTTGGTAGCAGAAAAGGTCTAACTTATAAAATTCCTCCTGTGGAAGAAATAGAAGTATATCAAAGGGGATTCCGTGATGGAAATCAAGTGGATTATACAAAATCTTCATTAGATAAAGATAAATCATTGTTATGAATGAGGTGACGATTGAATGGAAAAAATCAAAGCGTTTTTAGCTTATCAAGAGACAACTAAATACAAATTGCATAGGTTAGCGAATGCCAATTTAGATATATGTTATTCAAATTATGAAATGAAGGATTTGCTATCCCTGTTAAAGGAAAAACATGCGATGGCAAAAAATGCAGGGATTTTAGGGATAGATTTTTATGATGGAATCTGTAATGTGCAAGTGTCATACGACGATTTTCAACGTTTAACAAAAGGTGTTCAGGACATTCGCATGGAGTTTTCTCAGTTTCCTGAGTCTGAAAATGAGCATTTATATGCTGAAGTAGAGGGCATTCATTTAGTAACTGTTCGTTCAATTGAAAAAGAAAAAATGCAAGCGCAATAGCACCTGCATAAAGGTTGAACTGTAGCTTTGGCGGGTCACAGTTCAAAAATTTAATAAAAATCTTGTCCTTTTATTATGGACAAGAACTGGATAGAAGTCAATAAAGGAGGAACCGATATGAAAGAAGTTTTAGAGAAACTAAATACATTTCTGGCGCAGGAAGAAGAATTGTTACGGGATTATGCGGTCGATGTAGCGGAAGCTTACGATAGTTGTTTGTATGTAAGCAATCAAAAGGATTACTTGGCACAAAAGGGTCGAGTTACTGCTATAAGAGATGCTATTGAATTAGTGGAAGATTTAGAGAAACAATTACAAATGGTTTGATTTATTTTTAGGGTTCATCAATTGTCTAGTGAATTTGATGTTGCAACCTTGCACTCATAGGGTGGCGACAATTTGTCGCCACCCTTATGAAAGGAGAAGTGACATGGATTTAACAGAGATTCAACATGCAGATAAAAAGGTGTTAACAACGGCTCAAATTGCTGAGGTGTACGAAGTGGACAGTAAGTCGTTAATCCGTAATTTTCAACGAAACAAGGAGCATTATCAAGAAGGTACGCATTACTTTGCGCTTACAGGTGAGGCACTGAAACAATTTAAAGGTGGGCGACAAAATGACGCCACCCTCAAATTTGTATCATTGCTATACCTGTGGACCGAAGAAGGGGCGTTTTTATTAGCGAAGTCACTCAATTGCGACAAGGCGTGGGAGGCATACCATCTGCTTGTTGCGCAGTATTACAAACTGACAAACGAATTACAGCAAGTACAACCCGTTGCATTGCCATATGACGAGAAACGCTTATTAGCCTTGGAGCAACGTGTACAGGAAATTGAACAACAGCTACATGGAATCACACTACATACAGGCGAGCAAAAGCGTTTACGACAAGCGGTGACTGAACGTGTCAATCAATTATGTATGGTGCAAGCGCGCCGTCCAGCCTTTTTCGCGTCCCTTTATCGTGAAATCAAACGCCGTTATCAAGTGGTGTCGTATCGAGATGTTCCACAGTGCAAGCTACAAGATGCTTTGCACTTTATTTCCACATGGAGAGGAGGGGCTGATACATGAATCTACTCATCAATGAACCGCCTTTACAAGTGCTGCCTAGTTTAGCTGCTAAGGTGGGCTTGAATGAGGCGATTGTATTACAGCAATTGCATTATAAATTGCTGATTTCTGCACATGTCTATGACGGGCATAAATGGGTGTTTAATAGCTATCAGCACTGGAAAAAGGAGTTTCCGTTTTGGTCTAAAAAAACGATTAGGCGTACGATTAGAAAACTTGAGGAGAATGGCTATATCATTTCAACGGATCAATACAACAAATATAAAATCGACAAGACGAAATGGTATCGGCTAAATTATACAAAACTTGGTTATATAACGATGGGACAACATGACCTATCGAGCGAGTCAAAATGTCCAGACACATGTGGACAACATGACCCTACACAGTGGGACAAGTTGACCTCATCAAGTGGGGACACTTTGACCGCACCAATAACCAAAGATATTAAGAGTAATAAAAATAATAATAATGTCGAGCAACTCGACATTGTGCATGAAATTATTGCTCACTTAAACAAATCAGCTCAGAAAAACTTTAAAGCCACAACAGCTGCTACCAAGCGACTCATCCATGCTCGACTGAAGGATGGCTATACGTTGGAGCACTTCAAATGCGTAATTGATACGAAGGTCAAACAGTGGCTGCAAAATCCCGACATGAATAAATACTTGCGTCCCGATACGTTGTTCAACTCAACGAAATTCGAAAGCTACTTGAACGAAAAACAGAGCATACCAACAAACCAAACTTATTTACCTGAATCACTCGATTTAGATTTTAGCAAGGGAGAAGATCTGTAATGACATACCAAAACATTAGCATCGAGCTAGCTGAAAAAAGTCTGCTGGGAACGATGCTCCATGAAAATTATTTAATTGCAGATAGCAACTTAGAGGCAGCCCATTTTATTTCACAAGTGCATCAAAATATTTTTACGAGCATGTTACAGCTTGTCAGTGAACGTAAAGCCGTTGACTATATCACATTGCTAACAACACGAGAGCCGATAGAACTTGGTGGTGCAAATTATTTAGCGGAGCTTGGGAGCTTTGCAAGTGCAACGAAATTTGAGGAGTACGAAACCATTGTGCTTGAAAATTGGCGAGAGCGATCCAAGCGTCAAATGATGGAGCAAGCACAGCAAGAAGATTGGGGCATAGTAGAAATTCAACATGCACTGGACAAGCTCATGACGCAATATACGACTACCAATACGAGCATTAAAGCCGAATTAATGCAAATGGCAAAGCGACCTTTCGAGCAAGAAAACAGCAAGACAGGTGTACTTACAGGGCTACTTGATTTGGATAAGCTACTAAACGGTTTTCAAGATGCTGAGCTTACGATTATTGCGGCTAGACCTTCGATGGGGAAAACGGACACGATGAACCATATTGCTCTAAAAGCTGGATGGGATGGCTATTTACCAATCATCTTCTCACTGGAAATGAGTCGTACTACGCTCATTGATCGGCTCATTGCCGCAACAGGCAATTTTAATCGCTTAAAGATGCGTAACCCCTATGAGTATTTTACAGCCGGGCAAAAAGAAAGGTGGATGTCAACGCTCGGCATGCTTGATAATGCCAATATCGAAATTGATGATCGAGCCGGGATGACCGTTCCACAGATTCGAGCAACTGCACGAAAAATCATTAAAGCCAACCCTGATAAAAAGCCGGTAATCTTAATTGATTACTTGCAAATCATTCGAGTCAGCAATCCACGCGATAATCAAACACAAGCAATTGGCCAAATTTCATGGGATTTAAAGCAAATGGCAAAAGAATTTAATTGCCCTGTCATTTGCCTAGCTCAGCTCAATCGCAGTGCCGAACAACGTCAGGACAAACGCCCTGTAATGAGTGACTTACGAGACTCAGGCAATATTGAACAAGATGCTGATGTCATCGCATTTTTATATCGCGATGATTACTACGCCAAAGAATCCGAACGCCAAAATATGTTGGAATTTATTATCGCCAAGCACAGAAATGGACCGACAGGGACAGTGTTCGCCAGCTATGTAAAAGACACGGGAAGGCTGTCCAATTTAGCCTGGAGTGTTGCCAGATGAGCTACCTTATCACGGTAAAGGAGATTTTGGAGTATGCGACTGAGTTTGAATTGAGTTGGTTTGCACACCAAGTCTATTGGGCTGTGTCTACAAATCAAATTCAGTTGGAGGATGATTCTAATAAATTGCTAGAGGTGGCCTATGATGTCGCGGCAGTACGTGAAATGACAAACCGAAATGTCCTTGGCATTGGACGTATTAAGCTATACGTCGTCAAAAGCTTTGGACAATATGCGTTTTACTTTGCTAGTGATCCACTTGAAGTCAACATGCTGCATCGAGCGTTATTTGGTGAAGTGCCAGGAGCCATTACGGAAGCCCATCGATTGTTAACAAAGGTGATGTATTTTGCTGATTTGAATTTACAAACTTCACTGTTAGAATACCGCAAATCTATTGTCCAATATCCGGCATATCTTGGCCATGCAGAGGCAGGACAATATACCTTGTATCGCCTAGATTTGCACAAAGGGGTGAGAGAGATTGTCTAAGCAGGAACGTGAAGAAATCATTGCGATTATCATGCTAAGTAAAAACTACGCTGAGGAAATGCTTCGCAATATGTCTTATGAAGAGCTAGTAAAGACGTTGGATGAATGATAAAAGTGATTTTAGCTTGAAGAAATGAGAAGGATGAACATGGATAATGTGAATATTTATGAAATCATAGGCGTTTCGCTGGATCCTATTTATCAGGCACTTAATCAGCTTCATGATGAAGAAGAAATCCTTATCGGCAAACATATCATTCGCATAACAGCTGAATTTTACGAGATTGAAAATGATTGCTTGCATGAATGCTTTAAAGAAAAAGAACGTTGCTATCAAGTGTTAAGCAATTTAGTCATGTTCAATTAAAAAAGCTATGGCGGCAACCATAGCTTTTAAAATATAAGCTCCATTGCTCAATTAAACTATAATAATTATAGCAGGAGGGGTTAATGTGAGCAATAAACTTACTAGTTTGAATGGCATGAATGATGGGATTTACATTATACAACAGGGGACAATCATTGCAATTTTGAAGCCAAAGGAGTTTGGTCAGGATTCTATTCAATGGCAACATGGCAAGGTATTTGAGGTATGTGAAAGCAAACGAAGACGAATTGGTAAAAAAATAACGCTTTCGACATCTAATAATAAATGAAGTAACAATATTAATCTAAAAAAATTAATAAAATTACGTACTCTCTATCAAATAAATCCGATGTAATTTTTTTTACTAGGTGGTAGTATATTGGTGAGGAGTTAATAATATGACAAATATACCGAATGCACCAATTACACCTTTTTTGACTTGGGTTGGTGGAAAGAGATGGTTAACTAATAGTCATAATAGCCTTTTTCCGGAAAAGTTCAATGTATATATTGAACCCTTTTTAGGTTCAGGTTCTGTTTTCTTTTATCTTAAACCAGAGGAAGCGATTTTAGGAGATTTAAATCCAGATCTTATTTTAGCTTACCAAGCATTAAAAACAAATTATTTCGAGGTACAGGATAAATTAAGATACCATCATCGACACCATAATAAAGAGTATTACTATAAAATGAGAAAATATAAGCCTCGTAAATTAGCTTATAAAGCAGCTAGATTTATATATTTAAACAGGACTTGTTTCAATGGTATCTATAGAGTTAATAGGAATGGTGAATTTAATGTACCGATTGGCTCGAAAAAAAATGTTCTACTCGATACGGATGACTTCCAAAGAATATCAAACGTCTTACAAAATACTGAACTGGTTTATTCTGATTTTGAAAACTTAATAGATAGAGCACAATCTAATGATTTTATATTCATTGATCCTCCATACACTGTTAATCACAATAATAATGGTTTTATTCAATATAATGAGAAACTTTTCTCTTGGGAAGATCAAGTTAGACTATGTAATGCACTAGTCCGCGCAAGAGAAAGAGGAGCTAAAATTTTAGCAACTAATGCTAATCATGAATCAGTGAGAGAATTATATGAAAATGCTGGTTTCAGTTGTTCAGTTTTATCAAGATTTTCAGGAGTATCATCTAATAACAAGGGTCGTAGTAATTTTGAAGAACTGATTATTCAAGCAAATATTTGAAATTTATAAATAAGGATGGTTTTGTAAATGAATTCTGTTCAAAATCTAGTTGATAGAGCAAGTTTAAGCAGTAATCCTTTAAGTATTTTACAAACCTTTTTAGAAGAGCAAACTAATCTTCAGCAGAGTAATATTAAAAATGGACTAAGATTTGTTGGGTATGTATTAGAGTTAGGATATGATAAAGCAAAAATTATAACTTCAGATCCATATAAATTATCAGTTGGTGGAATACCAAGAGGAAGTTTTTTAATTTTAGCTATTGATGATAAAAACAAAAGTTCAAATTTACCTCCTCATTTTACATTATTAAGAGTAAAGAGTGTCTCGCCAACACCCTTATCGAATCAAGTCCAACAAACATATTTTGAACTTCATAAAAAATCAATGCCTGAATTAGACGCATGGACCCAGGGAGAATTGCAGTGGGGTGCTTTGGAATGTGATGTCCTAGGAATGTTCTACCCAAATCCTGACATTTCTAGCAAAATAGAATTTTCAGGAGATGTGAACAATGTTGTAAGTGCCCATAACTATAAGGTGTACTCACCAGATTTATCTTTGTTGACTTTAATAGTAAATGGAATTGTTAATCCTATTAACCAACATTCAATAGGTCATCTAAGGCCAACAGAGTGTCAATTAGGGCTAAATACTTCTCTTTTGCCTGAAGTATTTATCTCTATGGAGGATTTTAAAGGTCGCCGAACTGCTATGTTTGGTAAAACCCGATTAGGTAAATCTAATGTGGTTAAAGTTATTGCCGATTCAATGATTAGAACTACACAAAGTAATAGGACAGTTGGTCAATTAATCTTTGATATTAATGGAGAATATGCGAATGATAATCCTCAAGATGGGAATAAATCATTGGCAAGTGCTCATCCTTCAGTTTGTAATGTTTATGCCATTACACCAAGACCTACTACACCATCAAAGGAACTTAAACTAAATTTTGCTGAGCAACCTCATACAGCATTACCAATATTGAAATCATTTTTAGAAAGAGATAACGAGACAGCTCACTATGTTAGAGATTTTGTGAATATTAGCCTCACATCTATCCCAGAAATAAAAGCTGCATCACCTAAGGATAAAACAAGGCTAATACGTAAAACTCTATTTTTCTGGGCAATATTAAAAAAAGCTAACTTTAAATTAGATGAGAAAAAATTATTGTCATTGCAATTGGGGGATAGAAATGCATCAGGATTTAACCCAGGATTTAAAAAAGATTTAAGAGAAGCTATGTATAATATTTCGCCTGCCCCATCAGCTCCCTCAAATCTTAATGAATTACTAGACGAATTAAAAATGCTAGTTGATTTTAAAAACCAAAATCCAACTTCTCCATTACTAAAAAGTTCTAGTGGATCACCATTATTAGATTCAGTAGATGAAGCTTTGTTAAATTTCTTATACCCTTTAAGTGGATCTGGACCAAAAATCTTAGCTAATTACCGAAACTATCATTCGCCTGATGCAGGTGATTTTGTTACTGAAATAATCAAATTATTGAATGATGGTATGACTGTAATTCTAGATTTAGGAAATGCTTCTGGTGAAATTCGCCAATATTTTTCTGATCTATTATCTAATGCTATATTCACGGAACAGGAGAAAAAGTTTGTCTCAAATTCGTTAGGAGATCATTTTATTCAATTATATTTTGAAGAAGCTCATAATCTTTTTCCTTCTAGTAGTAAAGAAAACACTACTGTTTATCACCGTTTTGCTAAGGAAGGTGCAAAATTCCATA
The genomic region above belongs to Lysinibacillus sp. FSL W8-0992 and contains:
- a CDS encoding DUF1883 domain-containing protein is translated as MVKIPYAQSNGSLTAEVKLSYAADVFLVNESNFRKYQSGQRFEYYGGHYTKTPVRINVSGIGRWYLIVDGSDYQYRFL
- a CDS encoding helix-turn-helix domain-containing protein; the protein is MFCLKAIRKTKGISRYQLAKLSGVKDSTIQMIENSENPNPTFKIMCKLADALEVSLDDLRGGEKFGMEHDKTEA
- a CDS encoding helix-turn-helix transcriptional regulator, encoding MGWSMTKPKRKKKRKKPFPSDEFRNVKGVKRERMIAERKARQLTQAQLGKMVGCSTAMISAIESGRVKPGLEVSLQLEVVLETSLFELFPDL
- a CDS encoding DNA-binding protein, producing MYSEEFKTEIKEEFRKLLREELEKTFTRKPLICELPILLTRNQLMELFNIKSTKASALLRREDFPKFYEAGRVLIPSKALLQWIDEHTEWVQTHTKYFQSVG
- a CDS encoding helix-turn-helix domain-containing protein — encoded protein: MKIGAILQACRERAGLSQEELAFRMNRSQSCISKFENSVKIPDAITFMEWFKQTNTQEVAVAFLMGMDGLTILQTLLPMVGGFVCWII
- a CDS encoding DUF2786 domain-containing protein; its protein translation is MLDYLINFARGSEKMTNRNESIIEKIKGLLALANDNQNDEECQTAFMMAQKLMIKYDISSSELVENYNNRAISENQATAYKTLYWWERQLANIITRNFRVTWYYNSKIIKGASKKKRAIVFMGFESDVALAKEMYVLAYDVLSFYVQKFVDDYYDGAQLHRTKRMTTELKNSYTRGFLRGMEEKFDEQVKAMEQEYGLIVLLPTEVKQEYDKRFGSRKGLTYKIPPVEEIEVYQRGFRDGNQVDYTKSSLDKDKSLL
- a CDS encoding ORF6N domain-containing protein; amino-acid sequence: MDLTEIQHADKKVLTTAQIAEVYEVDSKSLIRNFQRNKEHYQEGTHYFALTGEALKQFKGGRQNDATLKFVSLLYLWTEEGAFLLAKSLNCDKAWEAYHLLVAQYYKLTNELQQVQPVALPYDEKRLLALEQRVQEIEQQLHGITLHTGEQKRLRQAVTERVNQLCMVQARRPAFFASLYREIKRRYQVVSYRDVPQCKLQDALHFISTWRGGADT
- a CDS encoding conserved phage C-terminal domain-containing protein, producing the protein MNLLINEPPLQVLPSLAAKVGLNEAIVLQQLHYKLLISAHVYDGHKWVFNSYQHWKKEFPFWSKKTIRRTIRKLEENGYIISTDQYNKYKIDKTKWYRLNYTKLGYITMGQHDLSSESKCPDTCGQHDPTQWDKLTSSSGDTLTAPITKDIKSNKNNNNVEQLDIVHEIIAHLNKSAQKNFKATTAATKRLIHARLKDGYTLEHFKCVIDTKVKQWLQNPDMNKYLRPDTLFNSTKFESYLNEKQSIPTNQTYLPESLDLDFSKGEDL
- a CDS encoding replicative DNA helicase; the encoded protein is MTYQNISIELAEKSLLGTMLHENYLIADSNLEAAHFISQVHQNIFTSMLQLVSERKAVDYITLLTTREPIELGGANYLAELGSFASATKFEEYETIVLENWRERSKRQMMEQAQQEDWGIVEIQHALDKLMTQYTTTNTSIKAELMQMAKRPFEQENSKTGVLTGLLDLDKLLNGFQDAELTIIAARPSMGKTDTMNHIALKAGWDGYLPIIFSLEMSRTTLIDRLIAATGNFNRLKMRNPYEYFTAGQKERWMSTLGMLDNANIEIDDRAGMTVPQIRATARKIIKANPDKKPVILIDYLQIIRVSNPRDNQTQAIGQISWDLKQMAKEFNCPVICLAQLNRSAEQRQDKRPVMSDLRDSGNIEQDADVIAFLYRDDYYAKESERQNMLEFIIAKHRNGPTGTVFASYVKDTGRLSNLAWSVAR
- a CDS encoding BH0509 family protein — encoded protein: MSKQEREEIIAIIMLSKNYAEEMLRNMSYEELVKTLDE
- a CDS encoding DNA adenine methylase, producing the protein MTNIPNAPITPFLTWVGGKRWLTNSHNSLFPEKFNVYIEPFLGSGSVFFYLKPEEAILGDLNPDLILAYQALKTNYFEVQDKLRYHHRHHNKEYYYKMRKYKPRKLAYKAARFIYLNRTCFNGIYRVNRNGEFNVPIGSKKNVLLDTDDFQRISNVLQNTELVYSDFENLIDRAQSNDFIFIDPPYTVNHNNNGFIQYNEKLFSWEDQVRLCNALVRARERGAKILATNANHESVRELYENAGFSCSVLSRFSGVSSNNKGRSNFEELIIQANI
- a CDS encoding ATP-binding protein — encoded protein: MNSVQNLVDRASLSSNPLSILQTFLEEQTNLQQSNIKNGLRFVGYVLELGYDKAKIITSDPYKLSVGGIPRGSFLILAIDDKNKSSNLPPHFTLLRVKSVSPTPLSNQVQQTYFELHKKSMPELDAWTQGELQWGALECDVLGMFYPNPDISSKIEFSGDVNNVVSAHNYKVYSPDLSLLTLIVNGIVNPINQHSIGHLRPTECQLGLNTSLLPEVFISMEDFKGRRTAMFGKTRLGKSNVVKVIADSMIRTTQSNRTVGQLIFDINGEYANDNPQDGNKSLASAHPSVCNVYAITPRPTTPSKELKLNFAEQPHTALPILKSFLERDNETAHYVRDFVNISLTSIPEIKAASPKDKTRLIRKTLFFWAILKKANFKLDEKKLLSLQLGDRNASGFNPGFKKDLREAMYNISPAPSAPSNLNELLDELKMLVDFKNQNPTSPLLKSSSGSPLLDSVDEALLNFLYPLSGSGPKILANYRNYHSPDAGDFVTEIIKLLNDGMTVILDLGNASGEIRQYFSDLLSNAIFTEQEKKFVSNSLGDHFIQLYFEEAHNLFPSSSKENTTVYHRFAKEGAKFHIGMIYSTQSPSTISKELLVQTENFFVGHLASTDEANALAKVQATFAGLEEDIKKARTPGYMRILTTSHRFVIPVQVKKFTV